The following proteins come from a genomic window of Lolium rigidum isolate FL_2022 chromosome 5, APGP_CSIRO_Lrig_0.1, whole genome shotgun sequence:
- the LOC124655439 gene encoding F-box/FBD/LRR-repeat protein At1g13570-like, with the protein MRLLSSKRYRQRQRQRCRRRIRDCGAVALVTKRENLPGQNDDNQAVRGISHPDLPEDILRHIHAQMTLRDAARAACASHTFRHSWICRPNLTFSPETLGLNKNTSRNVITRDLISKINQILQSRSGMGVKTLNIDLLCCDSIDFSYLDSWLHIAVTPGIEELILSPPLPTISVYNFPCSLLSNGSGNSIQYLDLCHCILRPTAGLGCLRSLTRLRMFSVRITGDELWCLLSNCSALVRLELRYCKEIISLKIPSLQQFRLLDVVLCDRLQVVESNAPNLSRFYYSGILCQISLGSSLQVKTLRMRCLYQANIVWYARHSILSLAPNVETLTIASPSETVNTPMLSGKFLHLKHLEISLVGTAAYDYLSLVSFLEASPHLEKFELSIKQHHMEHDSILGAPSHDLRQILEQRYDKLKNVKISGFCSSKSLVELTCHILESTASLDCLTLDTTWYLRCSVTKSGKCFPLMDRDSLVEAQKTLLAIRRYVVGKVPSMVKLNILEPCSRCHTVEPLV; encoded by the exons ATGAGACTCTTGTCCAGCAAGCGGTACCGGCAGCGTCAGCGCCAGCGCTGCCGCCGGCGAATCCGGGACT GTGGAGCGGTTGCTTTGGTGACTAAAAGAGAGAATTTACCTGGCCAGAATGATGATAACCAAGCTGTCAGAGGAATATCACATCCCGACCTTCCAGAG GACATCTTGCGGCATATTCATGCCCAAATGACACTTCGAGATGCTGCTCGTGCTGCTTGTGCATCGCACACATTTCGACACTCCTGGATATGCCGTCCCAACCTTACATTCAGTCCTGAAACACTTGGATTGAATAAAAATACGTCTAGGAATGTAATAACAAGAGATCTTATCAGCAAGATCAACCAGATTCTGCAAAGTCGCTCGGGCATGGGCGTGAAGACACTAAATATTGATCTCCTATGTTGTGACAGCATCGACTTCAGCTATCTTGATAGTTGGCTTCACATTGCCGTTACACCAGGGATTGAAGAACTCATCCTGAGCCCCCCTCTACCCACCATTTCAGTGTACAACTTCCCATGTTCACTTCTATCCAATGGGAGCGGAAACTCGATCCAATATCTTGACCTGTGTCACTGTATCTTACGGCCCACAGCTGGTCTTGGTTGCCTAAGAAGCCTGACAAGACTGCGTATGTTTTCCGTCAGGATTACTGGGGATGAACTATGGTGTCTTCTTTCCAATTGTTCCGCTTTGGTAAGATTGGAACTCCGGTACTGCAAGGAGATAATTTCCTTGAAGATACCTTCGCTGCAGCAATTCCGTTTATTGGATGTGGTTCTATGCGATAGACTGCAGGTTGTAGAGAGCAATGCTCCAAATCTCTCCCGTTTTTACTATAGTGGCATCCTATGTCAAATCTCACTTGGTAGTTCACTGCAAGTGAAGACACTACGCATGAGATGCTTGTATCAGGCCAACATTGTCTGGTACGCTCGACATAGTATTTTGTCTCTTGCGCCAAATGTTGAGACACTTACCATAGCGTCACCAAGTGAG ACGGTGAACACACCGATGTTATCTGGCAAGTTTCTCCACCTCAAGCATTTGGAGATTTCATTAGTGGGAACGGCTGCATATGATTATTTATCTTTGGTTTCTTTTCTTGAAGCTTCTCCTCACCTGGAGAAATTTGAGCTGTCT ATAAAGCAGCATCACATGGAGCATGATTCGATTCTTGGAGCCCCCTCCCATGATTTGAGGCAGATTCTAGAGCAGCGCTATGACAAGCTCAAGAATGTGAAGATCTCTGGCTTTTGCTCATCAAAGAGCTTAGTTGAGCTAACATGTCATATCCTTGAGAGCACAGCATCACTTGACTGCCTTACATTGGACACCActtggtatcttagatgctctgtCACGAAATCTGGGAAATGCTTCCCCCTCATGGATAGGGATAGCCTCGTGGAAGCCCAGAAAACGCTCTTGGCCATTAGAAGATATGTCGTGGGAAAAGTACCATCTATGGTTAAGTTAAATATTCTGGAGCCTTGCAGCCGGTGCCATACCGTTGAACCTTTGGTGTGA